A genomic region of Candidatus Omnitrophota bacterium contains the following coding sequences:
- a CDS encoding ATP-binding cassette domain-containing protein produces MEAAIVIENVTKRFRHTVALDQVSFSIPRGEIFGLLGPNGAGKTTLMRILVGILGADEGRILFRGESDKPLKHRLGYLPEERGLYQKMKVMKFLLYCASIKGVGKKEALRRIDKGLARLNLPGVENQKIEELSKGNQQRIQLLITLLHEPDLLILDEPFSGLDPVGSDLMKQILIEEAERGAAVMISTHNMETAEQLCRQIALIHRGRLLLSGLLSRIKQEQGQGELIVNYQGDSHQAENLEGVVLESAEDHCLRLRLAPEASTPQIVRALSNQLDVFSVTRREPSLHDIFVQLVGGEEKIS; encoded by the coding sequence ATGGAAGCGGCGATCGTCATAGAAAACGTCACAAAGCGATTCCGGCATACCGTCGCGTTGGATCAGGTGAGTTTTTCGATCCCGCGAGGCGAAATCTTCGGTCTTCTCGGTCCCAACGGGGCCGGGAAGACTACCCTTATGAGAATTCTCGTCGGCATTTTGGGAGCAGATGAAGGACGCATCCTATTCCGCGGAGAAAGCGACAAGCCCTTGAAACACCGTCTCGGCTATTTGCCGGAAGAACGTGGGCTTTATCAAAAAATGAAAGTGATGAAATTCCTTCTGTATTGCGCTTCCATCAAGGGCGTCGGCAAGAAAGAAGCCTTGCGCCGGATTGATAAAGGCTTGGCTCGGCTCAACCTGCCAGGCGTAGAGAACCAAAAGATCGAAGAATTGTCTAAAGGCAACCAACAGCGGATTCAGTTGCTTATTACTCTCCTGCATGAACCAGACCTCTTGATCCTGGACGAACCTTTTTCCGGCCTCGATCCCGTCGGTTCCGACCTGATGAAGCAAATCTTGATCGAGGAAGCGGAGCGGGGCGCGGCGGTGATGATCTCCACGCATAACATGGAAACCGCGGAGCAATTATGCCGCCAAATCGCCTTGATCCATCGCGGACGCCTCCTTCTCTCCGGTTTGCTTTCTCGCATCAAGCAGGAACAAGGCCAAGGCGAATTGATCGTGAATTATCAAGGCGATTCTCATCAAGCGGAAAACCTTGAGGGCGTCGTCCTAGAGTCCGCCGAAGATCATTGCCTGCGCTTGCGCTTGGCGCCGGAAGCTTCTACGCCGCAAATCGTCAGAGCCTTGTCCAACCAGCTAGACGTATTCAGCGTAACGCGCCGCGAGCCGTCGTTGCACGATATCTTCGTGCAACTCGTAGGGGGAGAGGAGAAAATATCATGA